GAACACTTCCCACGTTAAACTTCAGGGGAGGTTCATTCAACGACGCGGTCAAGGTGAGCGGGGAGGTCTTGAATAAGACAATACTTGTTTCGAAATCTGGGTGTTTCGCATGCCCCATTCGCTGTAAACCAGACGTGAAGGGTGAGAAGCCGTACGAGACCGATCCATCGTACGGGGGGCCCGAGTATGAAACTATAACATCTTTCGGCCCATTATGCGGTATAAGCGATTTAAACGTGATAGCGAGGGCGAATCAAATATGCAATGCCTACGGGGTGGACACTATTAGCGCTGGCGTAGCAGTGGCATTTGCGATGGAGCTTTTCGAGAGGGGCATCATAACTTCGCAGGAAACAGGCGGCTTAGAGCTAAGGTTTGGTAGTACGGAAGGAATGCTGAGATTATTGGAAATGATTGTTAAGCGTGAAGGCTTCGGCAATGTGTTAGCTGAAGGGGTTAAGAGGGCGGCGGAATTTATAGGCAGGGGTGCTGAGAAATACGCGATGCATGTAAAGTCTAGAGAAATACCCATGCATGAGCCGCGGGGGAAGGTAGGGGTAGGCTTACAATATGCTCTTTCCCCGATCGGGGCAGACCACGTGCAAGCCCCTCATGATCCGAGTTTTGAAAGAATAACGCAACACCTTACGGCACTCGGGTTGACAAGGCCTGTTAACAGGCTCGCGCTCAACCATGAGAAGGTTAGGGCTGTTTACTATGGGATGCTATGGTGGGGTCTCGAGGACTGTTTAGGAATATGTAAATTCGTGTTCACACCTCACTCAGCAGGTGTTTTAACACCGAACCACTTGGTTGAGATAGTCAATGCGGCGACAGGGTGGGGTGTGAGCCTATGGAGCTTGATGAAGGCGAGCGAGAGAGCCTTTAATCTTGCAAGAGCATTTAATGTTTGCGAAGGATTCGCAGGGAAAGATGACACGCTTCCACAGAGATTCTTCGAGGGCTTAGAGTTTGGAGCTAGAAAAGGACAGAGAATCGATAAGGCAGAATTCGATAAAGCAGTTAAACTCTTCTACGAAATTGCAGGCTGGGATGAGGAAGGAAAACCCACTCCAGGGAAGCTATACGAGCTGGGCTTAGACTATGTTGTCGAAGAATTATATAAGGGTTAAAGTAAGATACCTGGCCCCACTGATCCAATCAATGGTAGGAGTGGAGAGCGAGGATATTGTGCTGGAAACGGGAGCCAAGCTGGGGAATTTACTTGAAGAGCTGGCACGCACCCATAACGGGGAACTAGGTAAATGGCTTTTCAGCGAGAACGGGAAATTAAACCAGGGAATTCTCATCATGGTTAACGGCTCAATAGCCCATGATCTCGACATGGATTTAAGCGACATGGATGAAATAGTGTTGACAATACCTTTCGACGGGGGTTGAAATCGAATTTTAAGGAAAAAGAGGGCCTTGTAAATGGGAGATGTGCAATGATCCTGGATGGAAAAAGCGTTGAATAAGGATAGTGATGTTGTAAAGACTCCTCTATAGAGGGTTACGGCGCTACTAATACCGTGTTTACATTTCCAATATTTCACAACGCGCTGAGAGTATGATAAACCCGGGGTTAGGGGCAGAGCTACTTACTTCTTCGCCCAACCTGTTTCCTACTTCACCCTGGACAGCTTACCCGGTCTTGGCATGTAGTATTCTCCGCTCTGTATCAGTTTCTGAATCTGCTCGAGCACGAGCTCCCTGTCGAAGCCTTTCTCTACAGCTTTCTTAATAAGCTCACTTCTCTCTATCTCGCCAACCTCATCTAGCAGTTGATCCATGAATGATTTCAAAGCCTTTATCTTCTCCCTTCTCGCCGCCGAGATGCCTGTTTCCAAGATATCTATGTCTATAGTCTTAGACTCGATGTCATATCCTACTTTGACTAAAGTGTTAAGGGTAAGCCTGATCGCTTCCTGAGCATCCTCCTCAGTTGCTTTCTGCTTTAAAGCCATCTTAGCATGAGCCTCGGTGAGCCTTATTAGTGCTTCAAGCTGCCTCGGGGTTATGGCGATCGCGGTTGGCTTTCCGGCCTCCGTAGGGAGGGATGCCATTCTCATGCTGACGTAAAAGTCTTCAAGCAACTTCTTGGCCTCAGGCGTTAGCTGGGGCCTAATATACCTTCTCGCATAGCTCACATATTTTTTCAGCAACTGCGGGTCGATGTGCGGTCTCGCCTTCTCGATATCGCTGTGAACCTCTAGTATATGCTTCGCCAGTAGCCTATCCCTCTCCTTGTTTGGAATATCCTGGATGACGAATATCAGGTCGAACCTTGAGAGAATGGTTGGAGGAAGGTCAATATTCTTGCTCACAGGCTGGGTTAAGTCGTATCTCCCAAACTTGGGATTGCCGGCGGCCAGTACGGAGGCCCTCGCGTTAAGCCTCGCCACAATTCCAGCTTTCGCTATGCTAACCGTCTGCTGTTCAAGGGCTTCATGAATAGCGCTCCTATCTTCCTCCCTCATCTTATCTATCTCATCGATGCATGCTACTCCACCGTCCGCTATTACTAAAGCCCCTGCTTCAAGATAGTACTCGCCGGTTGTTTTCTCCCGTAAAACGGTCGCGGTTAAGCCAGCTGCTGTGGACCCTTTCCCACTAGTGTATAACCCGCGGGGAGCAATTCTTGAAGTATACTGTAGGAGCTGTGATTTAGCTGTGCCTGGGTCGCCTACTAGGAGGACGTGTATATCTCCCCTTATCCTCGTCCCATCCTCCATGACCTTGGGAACTCCACCGAAGAGTAGGAGCGCAATGGCTTCTTTCACATCCCAGTGTCCATATATTCCTGGGGCTATGCTCGCAATGATTTTCTCCCTGATCCACGGGTCTCTAGCAAGCTCTTTAATCTTTTCCTCATCCTCTCTTGTAATCTCAATCTCCTCGAGAATCTTTTGCTGGACATCAACATGGTTTGCGTCAACATAGAAGGAGAATAATGGTTTAAGCCCGACCGGCTTCTGGAGGGAGGCAATAGGGGCTACTCGTAACACGCCGGTAACGATAACTCTGTCTCCCGGTCTTGCGACGTCGATTAAATCTCCTGTGAGGATGACCTCGACGCTTCTAGGCATTTGACCGGGCGGGATCTCTTCGGGCTTTTCTTGAACCACTATTTTCTGCCAATCTATGAATTTGCTTTTCTCCGGCACAAGCTCCAGCCTAACGGGGCGTTGACAGTTTAAGCAGTAGGGGGGCCTCTCAAGCCTCTCCCCCATCTCTCCTTCCTTAGGGTAGAAGAATTCATGTAATTCTCCAGTCTCGGAATCCACATGCCTGTAGAAGGCCTTAACGATCCTAGCCTCAACTCTTGAAACCCTAGTAACGATTCCTTCGAGAGCGACAAGCTTGCCTATATATTCGCTGTTCAACTCTCTTATCCTGAAAATCCTCGGCGGGTTGCGGAATCGAGGGTAGAATTTTTCAACGGTTTGGGCATACTCTGGATAGCTTTTCCTCATTATTTCCATAATCGCTTGACTGGCGATTTCTAAACCCTTGTCAGGGTTCTCTGATATGAACCTGGCGAGCTCCCTGTTGAACAATATGATATCGTCGAAATCGATGACGAGGCTTCTCTGATTCATGTAGACCATGTGCCTTATTCTTTCCTGGTACTTTGCAACACCATCCCGGGTTTGAAATCTTTCTAAAAACCTGCGAAACTCTAGTAGCGGATCGAACTCCTTATCCCTTGTGGACTGTACCTCCATGCCTACCCCTCATATAGAAGTTTCTAAGGTGTAGATTAAGGATGGTTTTCAAATCAAGATATAACCTTTTCTCCTCCTCGCTCATTTTCTCACTTATATCTTGCGGGATGTCCATCAGGTTTAAGAGATTAATGATCTTCGCAACCCTTTCCCGGGTCAGCGCGTCGTAGAACTCGCTATATGATTTAAGTACTTCAGCCTGGATTTTCCAGTCCGGACTAGTTCTCAAGCTTTCCTCGAGCTTACTGATTACTTGTTTCAGCCTGCTGTAGAAGTACCCGTTTAGCTTGGTTAACTGCGGCTTCCTCGACTGGGTTTCCTCGAGATAGACTATTTGAGATAATTTTTCCACGGTTACATCCGGCTCCTTGACCCTACACACGTTCATCGATTCAAGCTTTGAAGCAATCCACCTTGGCACAGTGTATTCAGAGCCTTTCACCAACTCCACGTAGCTTTCCTCGAGGAAAATCTTTAAACCATCGGATACTACTTCAATCTTCACGCTTTCTTCCTGAAAATCCCTGCTCATGAATTTGAAAACTAGTTCTTCAACCAATTCGAGTAGACCGCTCAATTTAACAGCCCTTGAAGAGTAATTTGTGGAAATTCCTTTATTTACCAATCAATCCATTAATATAGGATTAGATTTAAACCGTTGGGCAGAGGTGGAGTATTTGAGTGAAATAGAGCTTCTATGGACTGAAAAGTATAGGCCGAGGACTCTTGACGAGGTTGTCAACCAGTCTGAGATTGTGGCTAGACTTAAAAAATTCGTTTCAGACAAGAACATGCCTCACATGCTTTTCGCCGGGCCACCGGGAACCGGGAAAACAACGATGGCTCACTGCCTAGCCCACGATCTCTACGGGGATAATTACAGGCAGTACATTCTGGAGCTTAACGCGTCAGATGAGAGGGGTATAGAGGTTATTAGGAGCAAGGTTAAAGAATTCGCTAGAACGCGCGTTGTGGGGAATGTCCCTTTCAAAATAATACTTCTGGATGAAGCAGATAACATGACTGCAGACGCCCAGCAAGCTTTAAGGAGGCTTATGGAGCTTTACACAGCCTCGACAAGGTTTATCTTAATAGCTAACTATCCCAGCAAGATCATAGAGCCCATCCAGAGTAGGACAGCTGTCTTCAGGTTCACCCCGTTGAAAAGAGAGGATGTCGTTGAAAGATTGAAATACATATGCAGTAATGAAAAAGTTAAGTGCCACGAGGACGCGTTAAACACTATCTTCGAACTATCCGAAGGAGATATGAGGAGGGCTATAAACATTCTCCAAGCATCAGCAGCATTGGGCGAGGCAACCGTTGAGAACGTCTACAAGGTTGTAGGGCTCGCACATCCCCGCGAGGTTCGCGAGATGATACAGTTAGCCCTCTCAGGAAACTTTGCCGAGGCGAGAAACAAGCTTAGGACCCTCATGATCACCTACGGGTTAAGCGGCGTAGACGTTGTCAAGCAAATACATAAGGAAATATTTAGCAGCGACATCAAGATTCCCGATGAAATAAAGATTGTAATAGCTGATCTCGTAGGTGAGATACAGTTCAGGCTTGTCGAAGGAGCCGATGACGAGATACAGTTGAATGCTCTTCTAGCGAGGTTGGCCTTGATCGGTAAGAAGTTTAAACCAGGGTGAACTCTTGAGCTCAGCACTACCATGGATTATCAAGTACAGGCCGAGAACAATAGAAGATGTCGTGAACCAGGAGGACGCTAAAAACGCATTCCTCAACTGGTTGGAGAACTGGGGCAAGCCGGGCCAGAAGAAGGCGGTTCTTCTGCATGGGCCGGCTGGGTGCGGGAAGACAAGCCTTGTGGAGGCTGTTGCCAGAAGCAAGGGTTACCAATTGTTCGAGATGAACGCCAGCGACTTCCGGCGTAAAAGCGATATTGAGAGCATTGCAAAGATCGCTGCCCAGACTTCAGGCTTAACGGGTAAGCGGAAGATAATTCTCCTCGATGAGGTTGACGGGATTAACGCCAGGGCCGATGAGGGAGGCATTGAGGCAATCATAGAGTTGATCAATGTTTCTAAGAACCCAATAGTGATGACGGCTAACAACCCTTACTCTAAAAACCTCCTTCCACTCCGTCAGAACGTGCTGGAAATACCTATGAAGAGATTGTCGGAAACCCATGTTGTGACGGCTTTGAAGAAAATATGCGGGGCCGAGAAAATCGAGTGTAGCGATGAAGCATTAAGGGAGATTGCGAAGAGGAGTGAGGGGGATTTGAGAAGCGCTATTAACGACCTCCAAGCCATTGCTGAGACGTATGGGAAGGTAACCCTTGAACTCGTAAAATCCCTTGCCACCTATAGGGATAGGCAGTACGCTCCCTACGAGGCGTTGCAGAGGCTGTTTAACGCTAAATACGTGTTCCAGGCGAAAGACGCTCTCACTTCAACTGATCTTGATTATGATGAATTATTCCTATGGTTGAACGAGCACATTCCCACATATTACGAGGATCCTGAGGAAGTGGCTAGAGCGTATGAAGCCTTGAGCAGGGCCGATGTCTACTACGGCAGAATAAAGAGCAGGGGGCAGTGGGATCTCTTATCATACATGTATGACATGATGGGGCCTGGCGTAGCTTTTGCGAGGAAGGTTTACAAGTACAGGTTCAAACCTTTCAAAGCCCCTTCAAGGAAGAAGCAGCTGAGCGAGACCAAGAGGTCGAGAGAGGTGAGAGAGGCGTTGGCGGAACACCTTGCCTCAAGGCTTCTGACAAGCAAAGCTACGGTTAAGGCTGAAGTGATTCCATATTTGCAAGTGATTTTCAAGTATAATCCAAGGTATGCGGCCAGGATCGCGAAAGGCTATAGCCTGAGCGAGGAACACATTAACTGGCTAGCAGGCTCTAAATCATTGGAGGTTATTGGTTACTTGAAGAAGGGCGAGAAGGCGCGTGAGAGGGGGAGGGGAGGCTAAAGCCCGAGTTGGATCTTCTTCCTGATTAATTCGTCAAGGTATTTTTCCAAGACGTCGAGGGGCCCATAGGGTAGGGTTATCAGGGTTGATCTCCCCCTTTGACCCTTCCCGCTTGAACGGGTTTGTACAATGCCCGTCCGACTCAAGTTCATAACGTACTCGTAAACCTGGGTGTGCCTTCTCGGTACTTCACCATAGAATTCACATACAGCATTGTACTCCTCTTCTACCTCCCCCATTTTCAACTCGCTTCGCCCAGTCTTCCTGAGGAGTTTTACAATGCTGAGAAGTATAAGTAACTCATGGATGGGGCTGTCCCTTATGGCCTCGCTCACGCTTAGTATTTCCCTTGAAGTATTCATTATGGCTTTCCTAACATCCTCAATGGTTATTCGGCTTCTCCCATCTGCTTCAGCGGAGCTACCCGCAACGTGAAGTATTTCTAAGGCATGCCTAGCGTTTCCCCCTCCACCCTTATCCCAGCCCTCAAAATCCGCTATGAATCTTAACACTTCATCGTCGTAACTCCCCTCATACATAGAGTCTTCCGCCCTGTATTTCAGGATGTCAAATAATTGTTGAGAAGTGTAAGGGTTGAGCTTTACGAGATGTCTCAGCAGGTACCCCTCTGTGGTAGGATCGAGAAAACCCAGTTTCACAGGGTCTATGGCTATGAAAATAAAGTTTAGCCTTCTAAACAATTCCTCCGCATCATACGTTCTCACTATGAAGTACACAGCGTCAGGCCCAGATATGTTGGCAAAGTAGTGGAACTCGTCTAACGTTATAATAGCGTACTCATCCCTCTCGTCAAGATAGTTGAGGATAAGGTCGTACATCTCTTTGCTTGAAAGCCCCCTGGATGGTACGGGAACATCGAGTTGCCTCCCAATATCGGCTATAACGTTGTAGAGAGTTCTATTCCTGTGGCAGTTAACGTGCGCGTATCTCACTTTATAGCCTTTCTCCGTGGCAAGCCTTGTGAAATCCCTTCCGAAAACCTTGGCTAAAGCGGTTTTACCGGTCCCAACTCTCCCAGTTATCAATACTCTCTGTGAGATGGAACCGGGCGTAGTGACCAAGTGTTTGAAGTAGCTTGTGAGTTCCCTCAGCTCTTTCTCCCTGTGGGGAAGCTGGTCTGGTATGTACTCGGGGGATAGGCTTTCCCGGCTTTTGAAAATACTTGGTTTCTCAAGCTCCTCCTCAATTATCTTCCACGTATTCTTGTTCTCCAAGGAAGCAACACCGAAACTTTCACTCATCTATTATTCCACTTGATACTTAAAAACCGGTTCACAATACCCTAATCCACCGTAGAGATTTAAATCAATGGTTTCGATGAAAAGGCAGGTTGGGGATTTGGGTGAGTGTTCGACGCTTCTTTCTGCGAGAAATGCTTTAAGACTGCTCCACAAGGTTTCACTGTAACCCCT
This is a stretch of genomic DNA from Thermosphaera aggregans DSM 11486. It encodes these proteins:
- a CDS encoding replication factor C small subunit, with the protein product MEYLSEIELLWTEKYRPRTLDEVVNQSEIVARLKKFVSDKNMPHMLFAGPPGTGKTTMAHCLAHDLYGDNYRQYILELNASDERGIEVIRSKVKEFARTRVVGNVPFKIILLDEADNMTADAQQALRRLMELYTASTRFILIANYPSKIIEPIQSRTAVFRFTPLKREDVVERLKYICSNEKVKCHEDALNTIFELSEGDMRRAINILQASAALGEATVENVYKVVGLAHPREVREMIQLALSGNFAEARNKLRTLMITYGLSGVDVVKQIHKEIFSSDIKIPDEIKIVIADLVGEIQFRLVEGADDEIQLNALLARLALIGKKFKPG
- the mcm gene encoding minichromosome maintenance protein MCM, which gives rise to MEVQSTRDKEFDPLLEFRRFLERFQTRDGVAKYQERIRHMVYMNQRSLVIDFDDIILFNRELARFISENPDKGLEIASQAIMEIMRKSYPEYAQTVEKFYPRFRNPPRIFRIRELNSEYIGKLVALEGIVTRVSRVEARIVKAFYRHVDSETGELHEFFYPKEGEMGERLERPPYCLNCQRPVRLELVPEKSKFIDWQKIVVQEKPEEIPPGQMPRSVEVILTGDLIDVARPGDRVIVTGVLRVAPIASLQKPVGLKPLFSFYVDANHVDVQQKILEEIEITREDEEKIKELARDPWIREKIIASIAPGIYGHWDVKEAIALLLFGGVPKVMEDGTRIRGDIHVLLVGDPGTAKSQLLQYTSRIAPRGLYTSGKGSTAAGLTATVLREKTTGEYYLEAGALVIADGGVACIDEIDKMREEDRSAIHEALEQQTVSIAKAGIVARLNARASVLAAGNPKFGRYDLTQPVSKNIDLPPTILSRFDLIFVIQDIPNKERDRLLAKHILEVHSDIEKARPHIDPQLLKKYVSYARRYIRPQLTPEAKKLLEDFYVSMRMASLPTEAGKPTAIAITPRQLEALIRLTEAHAKMALKQKATEEDAQEAIRLTLNTLVKVGYDIESKTIDIDILETGISAARREKIKALKSFMDQLLDEVGEIERSELIKKAVEKGFDRELVLEQIQKLIQSGEYYMPRPGKLSRVK
- a CDS encoding MoaD/ThiS family protein; translation: MLSKNYIRVKVRYLAPLIQSMVGVESEDIVLETGAKLGNLLEELARTHNGELGKWLFSENGKLNQGILIMVNGSIAHDLDMDLSDMDEIVLTIPFDGG
- a CDS encoding replication factor C large subunit, coding for MSSALPWIIKYRPRTIEDVVNQEDAKNAFLNWLENWGKPGQKKAVLLHGPAGCGKTSLVEAVARSKGYQLFEMNASDFRRKSDIESIAKIAAQTSGLTGKRKIILLDEVDGINARADEGGIEAIIELINVSKNPIVMTANNPYSKNLLPLRQNVLEIPMKRLSETHVVTALKKICGAEKIECSDEALREIAKRSEGDLRSAINDLQAIAETYGKVTLELVKSLATYRDRQYAPYEALQRLFNAKYVFQAKDALTSTDLDYDELFLWLNEHIPTYYEDPEEVARAYEALSRADVYYGRIKSRGQWDLLSYMYDMMGPGVAFARKVYKYRFKPFKAPSRKKQLSETKRSREVREALAEHLASRLLTSKATVKAEVIPYLQVIFKYNPRYAARIAKGYSLSEEHINWLAGSKSLEVIGYLKKGEKARERGRGG
- a CDS encoding aldehyde ferredoxin oxidoreductase family protein, whose translation is MVPVLPYGFNGRWLRVDLSSKSLKIIDVPEELYKEYLGGRGIASYILFKELKPGIDPLGPENKLVFATSVITGTPIPGVNRIVVAAKSPLTGTYGESEAGGFFAPELKYSGFDVVVVEGASEKPVYLWIRDGRAEIRDATHLWGLTTKETVEEIKKELREPFARIGCIGPAGEKLVRFANIMFEHRYAAGRGGMGAVMGSKKLKAIAVKTSGRSVRFYDEKKLVEIVKWFNDNWKNQPGAVSRSQYGTAELVTPLNKDGTLPTLNFRGGSFNDAVKVSGEVLNKTILVSKSGCFACPIRCKPDVKGEKPYETDPSYGGPEYETITSFGPLCGISDLNVIARANQICNAYGVDTISAGVAVAFAMELFERGIITSQETGGLELRFGSTEGMLRLLEMIVKREGFGNVLAEGVKRAAEFIGRGAEKYAMHVKSREIPMHEPRGKVGVGLQYALSPIGADHVQAPHDPSFERITQHLTALGLTRPVNRLALNHEKVRAVYYGMLWWGLEDCLGICKFVFTPHSAGVLTPNHLVEIVNAATGWGVSLWSLMKASERAFNLARAFNVCEGFAGKDDTLPQRFFEGLEFGARKGQRIDKAEFDKAVKLFYEIAGWDEEGKPTPGKLYELGLDYVVEELYKG
- a CDS encoding ORC1-type DNA replication protein gives rise to the protein MSESFGVASLENKNTWKIIEEELEKPSIFKSRESLSPEYIPDQLPHREKELRELTSYFKHLVTTPGSISQRVLITGRVGTGKTALAKVFGRDFTRLATEKGYKVRYAHVNCHRNRTLYNVIADIGRQLDVPVPSRGLSSKEMYDLILNYLDERDEYAIITLDEFHYFANISGPDAVYFIVRTYDAEELFRRLNFIFIAIDPVKLGFLDPTTEGYLLRHLVKLNPYTSQQLFDILKYRAEDSMYEGSYDDEVLRFIADFEGWDKGGGGNARHALEILHVAGSSAEADGRSRITIEDVRKAIMNTSREILSVSEAIRDSPIHELLILLSIVKLLRKTGRSELKMGEVEEEYNAVCEFYGEVPRRHTQVYEYVMNLSRTGIVQTRSSGKGQRGRSTLITLPYGPLDVLEKYLDELIRKKIQLGL